A portion of the Deltaproteobacteria bacterium genome contains these proteins:
- the rpmE gene encoding 50S ribosomal protein L31 — MKEGIHPEYKKAVIACACGSQVETRSTQGTIHVEICSNCHPFFTGKQKFIDSAGRVEKFRKKYGLKN; from the coding sequence ATGAAAGAAGGCATCCATCCAGAGTACAAGAAGGCAGTTATCGCCTGTGCGTGCGGCTCGCAGGTCGAGACCCGCTCGACCCAAGGCACGATCCATGTGGAAATCTGCTCAAACTGCCACCCATTTTTTACGGGAAAGCAAAAGTTCATCGACTCGGCTGGCCGGGTTGAGAAATTCCGCAAGAAATATGGCCTCAAGAACTGA
- the prfA gene encoding peptide chain release factor 1, giving the protein MLDKLAEVEKRYVELERLMADPRLLNQQREYSKVAKERSELEEIVSCFREWRKVEQEIADNRELLEEKDEALREMAKAELAHLRQRKEELESKLKFLILPKDPNDSKNVILEIRAGTGGDEAALFAGELFRMYSRYAEGRGWRVEIMSSNPTGLGGFKEIIVSIEGQGAYSRLKFEGGVHRVQRVPVTEGSGRIHTSAVTVAVLPEADEVEIAIDPKDLRVDVFRSSGPGGQSVNTTDSAVRITHIPTGIVISCQDEKSQHKNRAKGMKILRARLLEKKQEELASEIAATRKSMVGSGDRSERIRTYNFPQGRLTDHRINLTIYQLDRLMEGQIDEVVEGLITHYQAEALKATS; this is encoded by the coding sequence ATGCTTGATAAATTAGCCGAAGTAGAAAAGCGCTACGTCGAACTGGAACGGCTGATGGCCGATCCGCGGCTGCTCAATCAGCAGCGCGAGTATTCCAAGGTCGCCAAAGAACGCTCGGAACTGGAGGAAATCGTCAGCTGCTTTCGCGAATGGCGCAAGGTGGAGCAGGAGATTGCCGACAACCGCGAGCTGCTCGAAGAGAAAGACGAAGCGTTGCGAGAGATGGCCAAAGCAGAGCTGGCCCATCTGCGCCAACGCAAGGAAGAACTTGAGAGCAAACTGAAATTTCTCATCTTGCCGAAGGATCCTAACGATAGCAAAAACGTCATTTTGGAAATCCGCGCCGGCACCGGCGGTGACGAAGCGGCCTTGTTCGCCGGCGAGCTATTTAGAATGTACAGCCGTTACGCCGAAGGGCGCGGTTGGCGCGTTGAAATCATGAGCTCGAACCCAACCGGGCTGGGTGGCTTCAAAGAAATAATCGTCAGCATCGAAGGGCAGGGCGCCTACAGCCGGTTGAAATTTGAAGGCGGCGTGCACCGGGTGCAGCGGGTGCCGGTCACCGAGGGCTCGGGGCGCATTCACACCTCGGCGGTGACCGTGGCGGTGCTGCCGGAGGCTGACGAAGTCGAAATCGCCATCGACCCGAAGGATTTGCGCGTCGACGTGTTTCGTTCATCGGGACCCGGCGGACAGAGCGTCAATACCACGGACTCGGCGGTGCGTATCACCCATATTCCCACCGGCATCGTCATCTCCTGCCAGGACGAAAAGTCGCAGCATAAGAACCGCGCCAAGGGCATGAAGATTTTGCGCGCCCGCTTGTTGGAAAAGAAGCAGGAGGAACTAGCCTCTGAGATCGCTGCTACCAGAAAATCGATGGTTGGCAGCGGTGACCGTAGCGAGCGCATCCGCACCTACAATTTTCCGCAGGGACGTTTGACCGATCATCGCATCAACTTGACGATCTACCAGTTGGATCGGCTGATGGAAGGTCAGATCGATGAAGTGGTGGAGGGGCTGATCACGCACTATCAAGCCGAGGCGTTGAAGGCGACAAGTTAA
- the prmC gene encoding peptide chain release factor N(5)-glutamine methyltransferase, whose amino-acid sequence MNEQAFKDSSPRTVRAELFCGVEILRRAGIESARLDAEVLMCHALAASRTELYVRFEQLLAPHEINAFQESLQRRARHEPAAYISGAKEFWSLEFAVDTSVLIPRPETELLVEWTLSRARKLGDGRSLKILDLGTGSGAIAVALATELPEAQMWASDVSPAALAVARSNAKRHGVERQINFLSGDLFEPLMDHDIRFDLMVSNPPYIASRELAGLPPEVRDYEPVGALNGGKDGLAYYRRIVAGAARWLAPGGSLLCEIGADQGQAVAGLIVHADGFDAPEIHQDLAGKDRVVIATKGGAGG is encoded by the coding sequence ATGAACGAACAGGCATTTAAGGATTCTTCGCCGCGCACGGTCCGGGCCGAGCTCTTCTGCGGCGTTGAGATTCTGCGGCGCGCCGGCATCGAAAGCGCGCGCCTCGATGCCGAGGTTTTAATGTGCCATGCGCTCGCGGCAAGTAGGACCGAACTGTACGTGCGCTTTGAACAATTGCTAGCGCCCCACGAAATCAATGCATTCCAAGAATCGTTGCAGCGGCGCGCGCGCCATGAGCCGGCAGCGTACATCAGCGGGGCAAAGGAGTTCTGGTCTCTCGAGTTTGCCGTCGATACTAGCGTATTGATTCCTCGGCCCGAGACTGAGCTCTTGGTCGAATGGACGTTGTCACGGGCGCGCAAGCTCGGCGATGGGCGGTCGCTTAAGATTCTCGATCTGGGCACGGGCAGCGGCGCGATTGCGGTGGCTTTGGCGACGGAGCTGCCCGAGGCGCAGATGTGGGCCAGCGATGTTTCGCCGGCGGCGCTCGCAGTGGCAAGGAGCAACGCAAAACGGCATGGGGTGGAGCGGCAAATAAATTTTCTTAGCGGCGATTTGTTCGAGCCGCTGATGGATCACGATATTCGGTTTGATCTCATGGTGTCAAACCCGCCCTACATAGCGAGCCGGGAGTTGGCCGGCTTGCCACCCGAGGTTCGCGACTATGAACCGGTCGGTGCCTTAAATGGCGGCAAGGATGGATTGGCGTATTATCGCCGCATTGTTGCGGGCGCGGCGCGATGGTTAGCGCCCGGCGGTTCTCTCCTCTGTGAAATCGGTGCGGACCAGGGACAGGCCGTTGCGGGGCTGATCGTTCACGCGGATGGCTTCGACGCCCCGGAGATCCACCAGGATCTGGCAGGCAAGGATCGTGTAGTGATCGCGACGAAAGGCGGCGCCGGTGGATAA
- the murA gene encoding UDP-N-acetylglucosamine 1-carboxyvinyltransferase, with the protein MDKIVIQGGRRLHGEVSVSGSKNAALPILISSLLTGEPCSYQDIPKLADIRTTLRLLVGLGARVDRDAWNDGSGDLTIQAGRITNFEASYDLVKTMRASFLVIGPLVARFGEARVSTPGGCAIGARPIDIHLKGLEALGASIEQSHGYIEARATKLRGAKIYLDFPSVGATENLMMAAALAEGITVIENAAKEPEIEDLAAALNAMGANVDGAGSDIIIIEGVERLHGVTHRVIPDRIEAGSFVIAAALTGGDVLVKGARPGHLDSFLIKLKEAGVMLETEADGIRVKTNGKIKSVDVKTLPYPGFATDLQAQMMVLMAVANGVSVITETIFENRFMHAQELDRMGAQIKLEGNRAVVRGVRELSGAPVMASDLRASVALVLAGLVASGTTEVSRVYHLDRGYERIEQKLSNLGAQIARVKE; encoded by the coding sequence GTGGATAAGATCGTTATCCAAGGCGGCCGGCGGCTCCACGGCGAAGTCTCGGTGAGCGGTTCGAAGAACGCCGCGCTGCCGATTCTCATTTCGTCGTTGTTGACCGGCGAGCCCTGCAGTTATCAAGACATTCCCAAGCTTGCCGATATTCGTACGACGTTGCGATTGCTGGTGGGGCTGGGCGCGCGAGTCGACCGCGACGCTTGGAATGACGGCAGCGGTGATTTGACGATCCAGGCTGGGCGGATCACGAATTTCGAAGCGTCCTACGACTTGGTCAAGACGATGCGCGCTTCGTTTTTGGTCATCGGCCCGTTGGTGGCGCGTTTTGGCGAAGCGCGGGTGTCGACGCCGGGCGGCTGTGCCATCGGCGCGCGGCCCATCGACATTCATCTCAAGGGTCTGGAAGCGCTGGGGGCGAGCATCGAGCAGAGCCACGGCTATATCGAAGCACGCGCGACCAAGCTGCGCGGCGCAAAGATCTATCTCGATTTCCCGTCGGTGGGTGCCACGGAAAATCTCATGATGGCGGCGGCGCTGGCCGAAGGCATCACGGTTATTGAAAATGCCGCCAAAGAACCCGAGATCGAAGACCTGGCAGCGGCGCTCAACGCCATGGGTGCCAACGTCGATGGCGCGGGCAGCGATATCATTATCATCGAAGGCGTCGAGCGGCTGCATGGCGTAACGCACCGGGTGATTCCCGACCGCATCGAAGCGGGCAGCTTCGTGATCGCCGCAGCCTTGACCGGCGGCGATGTGTTGGTCAAAGGCGCTCGTCCCGGCCACCTCGACTCGTTTCTGATCAAGCTCAAGGAAGCGGGTGTGATGCTCGAAACCGAAGCCGATGGAATTCGCGTCAAGACCAACGGCAAGATCAAGAGCGTCGACGTGAAGACGCTGCCCTATCCCGGCTTCGCTACGGATTTGCAAGCCCAGATGATGGTGTTGATGGCGGTGGCCAACGGCGTCAGCGTGATCACCGAGACGATTTTTGAGAATCGTTTCATGCATGCCCAGGAGCTTGACCGCATGGGGGCGCAGATCAAGCTCGAAGGCAACCGCGCCGTGGTGCGCGGCGTGCGCGAACTATCGGGCGCGCCGGTGATGGCGAGCGACCTGCGCGCCAGCGTGGCGTTGGTTCTCGCCGGCCTGGTGGCCAGCGGCACGACCGAGGTCTCGCGCGTCTATCATCTGGATCGCGGTTACGAGCGCATCGAGCAAAAGCTCTCGAACCTCGGTGCGCAAATTGCCAGGGTCAAAGAATAA
- the hisD gene encoding histidinol dehydrogenase, producing MKVRLLKTTDSGFADFVSKVLDRRGSREGDVEKRVEEIVSAVRQQGDRALFRYTQMFDRVTVTAATVEVTQGEIDRALAQVSAQDLSTLRLAAKRIANFHKKQLQKSWQYRDPIGMILGQRITPLERVGVYVPGGKASYPSTVLMNAMPAKVAGVKEIIMTSPMGEQSAIILAAAKLAGVDRIFRVGGAQAIAALAFGTASIPKVDKIVGPGNIFVATAKRMVFGEVNIDSIAGPSEILLLADESAEPAHVAADLLSQAEHDEMAAALCVTTSVAMAQRIQTALELQIAQTKRQTISLKSLTKYGAIIVARGEAEMVELANAIAPEHIELIVKRPEKLAAQIRNAGAMFLGAYSAPPLGDYMAGPNHVLPTGGSARFFSPLGTYDFLKRTTIIHAEKKALRSLAPKITHLARLEGLDDHARSVEVRFNK from the coding sequence GTGAAAGTTAGACTGCTTAAAACTACCGACAGCGGCTTTGCCGACTTTGTCTCGAAGGTGCTCGATCGGCGTGGCAGCCGCGAGGGCGACGTTGAGAAACGCGTCGAGGAGATCGTCAGCGCGGTGCGCCAACAGGGCGACCGCGCGTTGTTTCGCTACACGCAGATGTTCGATCGCGTTACGGTCACTGCGGCGACAGTGGAAGTCACGCAGGGCGAAATCGACAGGGCGCTGGCGCAAGTCTCGGCGCAAGACCTGTCGACGTTGCGCCTGGCCGCCAAGCGCATCGCCAACTTTCACAAGAAGCAGCTGCAGAAGAGCTGGCAGTACCGCGACCCCATCGGCATGATTCTCGGCCAGCGCATCACGCCGCTGGAACGAGTCGGGGTCTACGTGCCGGGCGGCAAGGCTTCTTATCCGTCGACGGTTTTGATGAATGCGATGCCGGCGAAAGTCGCCGGGGTCAAAGAGATCATCATGACCTCGCCCATGGGTGAGCAGAGCGCGATCATTCTTGCCGCCGCCAAGCTCGCCGGCGTCGATCGCATCTTTCGCGTGGGCGGCGCACAGGCGATTGCCGCGTTGGCGTTTGGCACCGCGTCGATTCCGAAAGTCGACAAGATTGTCGGCCCTGGAAATATCTTTGTCGCGACGGCCAAACGCATGGTGTTTGGCGAGGTCAATATCGATTCCATCGCCGGGCCTAGTGAAATTCTTTTGCTCGCCGACGAAAGCGCAGAACCGGCGCATGTCGCTGCCGATCTCCTCTCGCAAGCGGAGCATGACGAGATGGCGGCGGCGCTGTGCGTGACGACGTCCGTGGCAATGGCGCAGCGGATTCAAACCGCGCTGGAACTGCAAATCGCTCAAACCAAACGACAGACGATTTCGCTCAAGTCCTTAACGAAATATGGCGCCATCATTGTCGCCCGCGGCGAGGCGGAAATGGTCGAGTTGGCCAACGCCATTGCGCCGGAGCACATCGAGCTGATCGTCAAGCGGCCAGAAAAATTGGCGGCGCAGATTCGCAACGCGGGCGCGATGTTTCTTGGCGCTTACTCAGCGCCGCCGCTGGGCGATTACATGGCGGGACCCAATCACGTCCTGCCGACGGGCGGTAGCGCGCGCTTTTTTTCGCCGTTGGGCACCTACGACTTTCTCAAACGCACCACGATTATCCACGCCGAGAAGAAAGCGCTGCGCAGTTTGGCGCCGAAGATTACCCATCTGGCGCGGCTCGAAGGCCTCGACGACCATGCGCGCTCGGTGGAGGTGCGGTTTAATAAATAG
- the hisB gene encoding imidazoleglycerol-phosphate dehydratase HisB, translated as MGRTAKVDRKTKETDISVSVNLDGTGQAEIETGMPFFNHMLDAFSRHGLFDTKIRAKGDLEVDYHHTVEDVGLTLGQAFKDALGDKHGIRRFGEASCPLDETLAKVVVDLSGRPYLSYNVKIRPGRVGDFDTDLPHEFYAAFANQLGMNLHIDVVRGENPHHIIEACFKAFARAMDFATQVDPRIEGILSTKGSL; from the coding sequence ATGGGGCGAACCGCGAAAGTTGATCGCAAAACCAAAGAGACTGACATTTCAGTTTCTGTGAATCTCGACGGCACGGGTCAGGCGGAGATTGAAACCGGCATGCCGTTCTTCAATCACATGCTCGATGCCTTTTCGCGCCATGGCTTGTTCGACACCAAGATTCGCGCCAAGGGCGACCTTGAAGTCGATTATCATCACACCGTCGAGGACGTCGGTTTGACGCTGGGCCAAGCGTTCAAAGACGCGCTGGGCGACAAGCATGGCATTCGGCGTTTCGGCGAAGCGAGTTGTCCGTTGGATGAAACGTTGGCCAAAGTGGTGGTCGATCTCAGCGGCCGGCCCTATCTTTCTTACAACGTGAAAATTCGTCCGGGTCGGGTCGGCGATTTCGATACCGACTTGCCCCATGAGTTTTACGCAGCGTTCGCAAATCAATTGGGCATGAACCTGCACATCGACGTCGTGCGCGGTGAGAATCCGCATCATATTATCGAAGCATGCTTCAAGGCGTTTGCGCGGGCGATGGATTTCGCGACGCAGGTCGATCCGCGCATCGAAGGGATACTTTCGACCAAGGGTAGTCTGTAA
- the hisH gene encoding imidazole glycerol phosphate synthase subunit HisH, which yields MIAIIDYGMGNLRSVQKGFERVGCAATVTRDAGQIHSARAVVLPGVGAFSACMENLAKFGLVDPIRQTVRSQKPFLGICLGFQLLFSESEEFGIQKGLDLFPGRVLGFPHNELKVPHMGWNAIAKEKDSPFLQGISSGDYVYFVHSFYVAPQDDSLIATTTDYGRAFASSIATERLFACQFHPEKSQELGLRILANFGRFAENS from the coding sequence ATGATCGCCATCATCGACTACGGCATGGGCAACTTACGCAGCGTGCAGAAGGGGTTCGAGCGCGTCGGCTGCGCCGCCACTGTGACACGCGACGCGGGCCAAATTCACTCAGCCCGAGCCGTGGTGCTGCCCGGGGTCGGCGCGTTTAGCGCGTGCATGGAAAATCTCGCCAAGTTTGGTTTGGTCGATCCGATTCGCCAGACGGTCCGGTCGCAAAAGCCATTTCTTGGCATCTGCCTGGGTTTTCAATTGTTGTTTTCTGAGAGCGAGGAGTTCGGCATTCAAAAGGGCTTGGACCTCTTCCCCGGACGCGTGCTCGGCTTTCCGCACAACGAGTTGAAAGTGCCGCACATGGGCTGGAACGCGATCGCCAAAGAAAAAGACTCGCCGTTTTTGCAAGGTATCTCCAGCGGCGACTACGTTTACTTTGTCCATTCTTTTTACGTTGCGCCGCAGGATGATTCGCTGATAGCGACGACCACAGATTACGGGCGAGCCTTTGCTTCGAGCATCGCCACCGAGCGGCTGTTCGCCTGCCAGTTCCATCCGGAGAAGAGCCAGGAACTTGGCCTGAGAATACTGGCTAATTTTGGCCGCTTCGCTGAAAACAGTTGA
- the hisA gene encoding 1-(5-phosphoribosyl)-5-[(5-phosphoribosylamino)methylideneamino]imidazole-4-carboxamide isomerase: protein MQIIPAIDLKDGKCVRLFQGEMDNETVYFEEPVAAAKHWLAEGASFLHIVDLNGAVEGRPVHTKEVAAICAQPGLRVELGGGLRTVAAVETALGLGVDRAVIGTAAYDDAAFLRTLCEKFPGRIVVGIDARQGKVAIKGWKETTAQDAVELARRCEQAGAARIIYTDINRDGASSGVNLDETVKLARAVKIPIIASGGVATLDDVRRLLPLEKEGIEGVIVGRALYNKAFRLREAVAVGSSAGA from the coding sequence ATGCAGATCATTCCCGCCATCGATCTCAAAGACGGCAAGTGCGTGCGGCTGTTTCAAGGTGAAATGGACAATGAGACCGTCTATTTCGAGGAGCCGGTGGCGGCGGCCAAACATTGGCTCGCCGAGGGCGCGAGCTTTCTGCACATCGTCGATCTGAACGGTGCTGTCGAAGGGCGTCCGGTGCACACGAAAGAGGTCGCGGCGATTTGCGCGCAGCCGGGACTGCGGGTCGAGCTGGGCGGCGGTTTGCGTACGGTCGCCGCGGTGGAGACCGCGTTGGGACTCGGCGTCGACCGCGCCGTTATCGGCACGGCTGCCTATGATGATGCCGCATTTCTGCGAACGTTGTGCGAGAAATTTCCGGGAAGAATTGTCGTCGGCATCGACGCGCGCCAGGGCAAAGTCGCGATCAAGGGCTGGAAAGAGACCACTGCCCAGGACGCGGTCGAGCTGGCGCGGCGCTGCGAACAAGCTGGCGCAGCGCGCATTATTTACACCGATATCAACCGAGACGGCGCGAGCAGCGGCGTGAATCTCGATGAGACGGTGAAGCTTGCCCGCGCAGTGAAGATTCCGATTATCGCATCCGGCGGTGTGGCGACCCTCGACGATGTCCGCCGCTTATTGCCGCTCGAAAAAGAAGGCATCGAGGGCGTCATCGTCGGCCGTGCGCTTTATAATAAGGCATTTCGTCTGCGCGAGGCGGTCGCGGTGGGATCGTCGGCTGGCGCCTGA
- a CDS encoding glycosyltransferase family 39 protein, with protein sequence MGSSLFPTPGSSTAAGWRQLNTPKNYPVFLLVLSSLIFFTGLGSRDFWAPVEPRYGEIARIMFLKGEWIVPAVNGDLYTDKPILYFWLVHFFSKLVGAVNEWTVRLPAALGGIGLVLATYKLGKEFYTPRVGLWAGVVMATCVRVIWEARWAHLDTLFTCFFTLSMLFAARAVLDKAQRNQFLFAYACMALATLTKGLIGIVLPGLVLASFVMIRREWRLILEARLVPGIFVFLAIAAPWFVLVNHATDGKWLYDFIYLHHIQRYTDGLGHREPVYYYLRTLPVDFLPWTIVAVPSLFVYRIDWKWLRQPARLFLFLWFAAIFVFFSASDTKPDLYLLPLFPVVALFIANFITAWADDSFAQHRWYRGIVVTSFGIMAIACMASPMAARFVRPDAFVPALIAGSVMGAGTLLTAYAAWRKPIPIMCCAVAGTMATGIVALAYSIFPFVDRFKSPRPVAAAVAGHIAATPLYIYADSMHDYNFYAGRKLIPVISTADRLDKLRQEAGSGFLLVKHKDLRELGGQNQDLIDRKIAVDQRAPGRWWYLLPLEPKP encoded by the coding sequence ATGGGTTCCTCTCTCTTTCCTACGCCTGGGAGCTCAACGGCGGCAGGATGGCGCCAACTAAACACGCCTAAAAATTATCCGGTCTTCTTGTTGGTCCTTAGCTCGCTGATTTTTTTTACTGGCCTGGGCTCGCGTGATTTCTGGGCGCCGGTGGAGCCGCGCTATGGTGAGATCGCGCGCATCATGTTTCTCAAAGGCGAGTGGATCGTCCCCGCCGTCAACGGGGATCTCTACACAGATAAGCCGATTCTCTACTTCTGGCTGGTGCACTTTTTTTCCAAACTCGTCGGCGCGGTCAACGAATGGACGGTGCGTTTGCCCGCCGCCCTCGGCGGCATCGGCTTGGTGCTGGCTACCTACAAGCTCGGCAAGGAATTCTACACTCCACGAGTCGGCCTGTGGGCCGGTGTTGTCATGGCGACTTGTGTGCGCGTGATCTGGGAGGCGCGTTGGGCGCATCTCGACACGCTGTTTACGTGTTTCTTTACGCTGTCGATGTTGTTCGCGGCACGAGCGGTGCTCGACAAAGCGCAGCGCAACCAGTTTTTGTTTGCCTACGCGTGCATGGCCCTGGCAACCCTGACCAAGGGATTGATTGGCATTGTCTTGCCTGGGCTAGTCCTTGCGAGCTTCGTGATGATTAGGCGCGAATGGCGGTTGATTCTCGAAGCGCGCCTGGTGCCGGGAATCTTTGTCTTTCTCGCCATCGCCGCGCCCTGGTTCGTGCTCGTCAACCATGCGACCGACGGTAAGTGGCTCTACGATTTTATCTATCTCCACCATATTCAGCGCTACACCGACGGACTGGGCCATAGGGAACCCGTGTATTACTATTTGCGGACTCTACCGGTAGACTTCTTGCCCTGGACAATCGTCGCAGTGCCGTCTCTGTTTGTCTATCGGATCGACTGGAAGTGGTTGCGCCAACCGGCACGGCTGTTTTTGTTCCTGTGGTTTGCGGCGATTTTTGTTTTTTTCTCCGCCTCGGACACCAAGCCGGATCTTTATCTGCTGCCGCTTTTTCCGGTGGTGGCACTGTTCATCGCCAACTTCATCACGGCGTGGGCGGATGACAGCTTTGCTCAACACCGTTGGTACCGCGGCATTGTGGTCACCAGTTTTGGCATCATGGCGATTGCCTGTATGGCTTCGCCGATGGCTGCCCGGTTTGTCCGGCCAGATGCTTTTGTTCCGGCCCTTATCGCTGGCAGCGTGATGGGCGCAGGCACCCTGCTGACGGCATACGCGGCCTGGCGAAAGCCGATACCAATCATGTGTTGCGCTGTTGCCGGCACGATGGCCACCGGCATCGTTGCGCTGGCGTATTCGATTTTTCCATTCGTCGATCGCTTTAAGTCGCCACGGCCGGTTGCCGCGGCGGTCGCGGGCCATATCGCGGCGACGCCGCTCTATATCTATGCCGATTCGATGCACGATTATAATTTTTATGCCGGACGGAAATTGATTCCGGTGATTTCCACAGCCGACCGCTTGGACAAGCTCAGGCAGGAGGCGGGTTCGGGGTTTCTTTTAGTCAAACACAAAGATCTACGCGAGCTGGGCGGGCAGAATCAGGATCTGATTGACAGGAAAATCGCCGTCGACCAACGTGCGCCTGGGCGTTGGTGGTATCTCTTGCCGCTTGAGCCGAAACCGTAG
- a CDS encoding YggS family pyridoxal phosphate-dependent enzyme: MIDVAANYRKVSDRIAQAALRSGRPGTAVRLLAAAKSQSAHAVRAAIAAGVSLIGENYVQEAQEKIQQITVPAEWHMIGHLQRNKAKMAVDLFDVVESLDNLALARELDKEGKKRGKIVRTFIEVNLAGEESKTGVARSQLTALLDGIAELPNLCVEGLMTVPPFRENSEEVRPFFRELRELSEKLRAQKIANVHPTELSMGMTHDFSVAIEEGATIVRIGTALFGPRKS; the protein is encoded by the coding sequence ATGATAGATGTCGCCGCGAATTACCGGAAGGTCTCGGATCGGATCGCACAAGCTGCGCTTCGATCTGGCCGACCAGGGACTGCTGTTAGGCTGTTAGCCGCCGCCAAGTCGCAGAGCGCTCACGCGGTTCGTGCTGCGATCGCCGCGGGTGTTTCGTTAATCGGTGAAAACTATGTTCAAGAAGCGCAGGAGAAGATTCAGCAAATCACGGTGCCAGCCGAGTGGCACATGATCGGTCACTTGCAGCGCAACAAAGCCAAGATGGCGGTGGATTTGTTCGACGTCGTCGAGTCCTTGGATAATCTTGCTCTGGCGCGCGAGTTGGACAAGGAAGGCAAGAAGCGGGGCAAGATTGTTCGCACGTTTATTGAGGTGAACCTGGCCGGCGAAGAGAGTAAGACTGGCGTCGCGAGGAGCCAGTTGACGGCGTTGCTCGACGGCATCGCCGAGCTGCCGAATCTTTGCGTTGAGGGTTTGATGACCGTGCCGCCGTTTCGTGAAAACTCAGAGGAAGTCAGGCCATTCTTTCGCGAGTTACGGGAGCTGAGCGAAAAACTCAGAGCGCAGAAAATCGCCAACGTGCATCCAACTGAGCTATCCATGGGCATGACCCACGATTTTTCAGTCGCGATCGAAGAAGGCGCGACGATCGTGCGTATTGGCACGGCGCTGTTCGGGCCGAGAAAGAGCTGA
- a CDS encoding YggT family protein, with amino-acid sequence MFVLANLIIAFAQILDYVLWAYVWILIGRVVISYVNADPYNPLVRFLHLATDPILDRVRAKLPMTAAGFDLSPIVVWLAVLFLQHFLVRTLFDIAHALR; translated from the coding sequence ATGTTCGTTTTGGCAAACTTGATCATCGCCTTTGCGCAAATCTTGGACTATGTGCTGTGGGCGTATGTCTGGATTTTGATTGGCCGGGTGGTGATTTCCTACGTCAACGCCGACCCGTACAATCCGCTGGTGCGCTTTCTGCATCTGGCTACCGATCCGATATTGGATCGAGTGCGCGCAAAGCTGCCGATGACCGCGGCCGGCTTTGACTTGTCGCCGATCGTAGTTTGGCTGGCCGTGCTTTTCTTGCAGCATTTTCTGGTGCGCACGCTTTTCGATATAGCGCACGCGTTGAGATAG
- a CDS encoding HD domain-containing protein produces the protein MESLFAADIRDNQLVDSLFLVATKNHGVTKNGNGYLILKLLDRTGEIEGRVWDRADDLARGFDKNDFVRVRGQATLYQGKMQIRVQDVSRVDEKTVAPEDFLPKSALDPEAMVAELQTILRGIKNPHLLALVEAWFADEDLMNRLKQAPGAKTIHHPYISGLLEHTLSLLKLILKVVENYRNIDVDLLLVGGFLHDIGKVYEFSYDRAVEYTDEGQLLGHLVMEVEMVNQKIATIPDFPKELALLVKHMLVSHHGEYEFGSPKLPQTLEAVILHSLDDLDGKIQAIQNMPEKEAGSKWTAFHRAYGRSFFRPHDRTEK, from the coding sequence ATGGAATCGCTCTTCGCCGCGGATATTCGCGATAACCAGCTAGTCGATTCGCTGTTTTTGGTGGCGACCAAAAACCATGGTGTCACCAAGAACGGCAACGGCTATCTGATTTTGAAGCTGCTCGACCGCACCGGTGAGATCGAAGGGCGGGTGTGGGACCGGGCCGATGACTTGGCGCGCGGTTTCGACAAAAACGATTTTGTCCGGGTGCGCGGCCAGGCGACGCTTTATCAGGGTAAGATGCAGATCCGTGTGCAGGATGTTTCGCGGGTCGATGAGAAGACGGTGGCGCCGGAGGATTTTTTGCCAAAGAGCGCGCTCGATCCGGAGGCGATGGTCGCCGAGCTGCAAACGATTTTGCGCGGTATCAAAAATCCCCACTTACTGGCGCTGGTCGAAGCGTGGTTCGCCGACGAAGATTTGATGAACCGGTTGAAGCAAGCGCCGGGTGCCAAGACCATTCATCATCCTTATATTAGCGGGCTTTTGGAGCACACCCTGTCGCTGCTCAAGCTGATTCTCAAAGTCGTCGAGAACTATCGCAACATCGACGTCGACTTGCTGCTGGTCGGCGGTTTTCTCCATGACATTGGCAAAGTTTACGAATTCTCCTACGACCGCGCCGTCGAATACACCGATGAGGGGCAACTGCTCGGTCACTTGGTCATGGAAGTCGAGATGGTCAATCAGAAGATCGCGACGATTCCCGACTTTCCAAAAGAGCTGGCGCTGCTGGTCAAGCATATGCTTGTGAGCCATCATGGTGAATATGAATTTGGCTCGCCGAAGTTGCCGCAGACTTTAGAAGCGGTGATTTTGCACTCGCTCGACGACCTCGACGGCAAGATTCAGGCGATTCAAAACATGCCGGAGAAAGAAGCCGGCTCGAAATGGACGGCGTTTCATCGCGCTTACGGCCGGAGCTTTTTTCGGCCGCATGACAGAACCGAGAAGTGA